CCCAAAATTTCTTGTGGTGCGGGCGTCCTCGCCCGCAATTAATAATCTTAAACAGGTTGACATTTCCCCGATCTAATCAGACCTACACGACGAGCGATCGCTTCTCCTTGAGATTCAAACGGTCCCCATTTTTCAAGAATTTCTAAATTGTTTTCTTCATTGGCTTGGCTACTGGGGATTATTTCACAATTGCCAACATTACGCTTGACTATATACCAAGTTTGTGGATCTTGACTCATTGCCCCTATTCCTTTTTGCTAGCTAAAGGTAGCTTAATGGTAAAAGTAGCACCCTGTCCAAGACCGGGACTAGTAACTTCTATTGTTCCATTGTGAGCTTCTATTAAGTGACGGGCGATCGCCAACCCTAACCCCAAGCCATCTCTGGTGCGATCGCCGTTAGCTTGTTGATAACGCTCGAATACGCAAGGGAGAAAATCCGCACTAATGCCGCAACCCGTATCGCTGACCGTAATTTGAGCAAAACTATCAACCTGCTCCAACCGCACTTCAATTCTGCCTCCCTCTGGCGTAAATTTAATAGAATTAGAGAGTAAATTGCCCAAAACTTGCTGTAAGCGCTTGGGATCGCCTGAAATAGTCTCCATGGAATTGTCAAGTATAGATTCTATGCATAAACTTTTATCGTAGGCGAGGGGATAAGCAGTTTCAAGCGCTGCTTGAATGACATCCACCAAATTGACTTCACTTACTTGAAGTTTCAACTGCCCTTGGATAATAC
This genomic interval from Scytonema hofmannii PCC 7110 contains the following:
- a CDS encoding DDE transposase family protein — encoded protein: MSQDPQTWYIVKRNVGNCEIIPSSQANEENNLEILEKWGPFESQGEAIARRVGLIRSGKCQPV